One part of the Candida albicans SC5314 chromosome R, complete sequence genome encodes these proteins:
- a CDS encoding protein-transporting protein (Endoplasmic reticulum (ER) protein-translocation complex subunit), protein MGSSEYNYDESGETWPFFVLALLSFILLPLTIKYISRVFTNTNPTKENQSIVGAIQENSETLKVPNLSEIKSFQSKQKSSKIFNKTLIFLLIGWSIVIYVAKYVTKEADLTVLFDPYTILDVSFTASEREIKSHYRKLSLKYHPDKLPKDLTEEQRSQAEQAYIRLTSAYKALTDEVTRENFLRYGHPDGEQPATHGIALPQFLVEGKYSSLVVVLYFMVIGILLPFIVGKWWSNVKSHTRKGLHVDTAANFVRKFTDRDPAKVITPDVILDYVLESEEIRQEFPNASHAELKDLVYRYLNRQFDSDPKVEKKKVDLIARLPFLINGLIDIAIVFRLHETIFAAEDLKKSIIQAVKPTGRYQELLQLPYVDPEIVSKQSIRKLGKLFAISKDEAKKALGIQSDEHLERALNVAQHIPTLRIIDAEIKVPGEEDGVVHPNSQGHISIKFLVKSPKLKSCPDIEDERLKDEETLEYMKNPLIVNEQQKKLPYSYAPYFPQPIRNSWSCYVIGQKENRLLEDSTNYVLENIDLNNLELSQEAWIKGTDVRIGTYKIQLPGAIGNVGNYYYRLVMKNNAYFGCDVDIPIDLEVTPVSIGKSLAGLKKKFDEEDESEDSESDSDISDPEEDSLAGAIAALRGSDLKKKKSSKDEVEEESEDEEVFTDINTDTEDEGDN, encoded by the coding sequence ATGGGTTCTTCAGAATATAATTATGATGAGCTGGGAGAAACATGGCCATTCTTTGTGTTGGCGTTGTtatcttttattttgttgcCATTGACCATAAAGTACATATCTAGAGTTTTTACAAATACCAATCCCACCAAGGAAAATCAATCCATTGTTGGAGCAATTCAAGAAAACAGCGAGACTTTGAAAGTGCCCAACTTGTCTGAAATCAAATCGTTCCAATCCAAGCAAAAGTCTCtgaaaatattcaataaaaCATTAATCTTCTTGCTTATCGGATGGAGCATTGTTATATACGTGGCAAAGTATGTTACCAAGGAAGCTGATTTAACAGTATTATTTGATCCATACACTATTTTGGATGTCTCGTTTACTGCTAGTGAAAGAGAAATCAAGAGTCATTATAGAAAGTTATCTTTGAAATATCATCCAGATAAATTACCTAAGGATTTGACTGAGGAACAAAGATCTCAAGCAGAACAAGCTTATATTAGATTGACTTCTGCTTACAAGGCATTGACTGATGAAGTTACCAGAGAAAACTTTTTAAGGTACGGTCACCCTGACGGGGAGCAACCAGCCACACATGGTATTGCCTTGCCTCAATTTTTGGTCGAAGGAAAATATAGTTCattagttgttgttttatattttatggTCATAGGTATCTTGTTACCATTTATTGTTGGAAAATGGTGGAGCAATGTGAAGTCACATACCAGGAAAGGTTTGCATGTTGATACTGCTGCCAACTTTGTTCGTAAGTTTACCGACAGGGATCCTGCAAAGGTCATTACACCAGATGTTATTTTGGATTATGTTTTGGAAAGTGAAGAAATTAGACAAGAATTTCCTAATGCTTCACATGCAGAGTTGAAAGATTTGGTGTACAGGTATTTAAATAGACAGTTTGACAGTGATCCTAAAGTcgagaagaaaaaagttGATCTCATTGCAAGATTACCATTTTTGATTAATGGATTGATTGACATAGCCATTGTGTTCAGACTCCACGAAACAATTTTCGCCGCCGAAGATTTGAAGAAGTCAATAATTCAAGCTGTTAAGCCAACAGGGAGATACCAAGAGTTATTACAGTTACCATATGTGGATCCAGAAATTGTATCCAAACAATCTATCCGAAAATTAGGTAAGCTTTTCGCTATTTCTAAGGATGAAGCCAAGAAAGCATTGGGAATACAAAGCGATGAACATTTGGAGCGTGCATTGAATGTAGCTCAACACATTCCGACACTTCGTATTATTGATGCTGAGATCAAAGTCCCTGGCGAAGAAGATGGTGTTGTTCATCCAAACTCACAAGGACACATTTCCATTAAGTTTTTGGTTAAATCTcctaaattgaaatcatgtcctgatattgaagatgaGAGAttaaaagatgaagaaactTTGGAATACATGAAGAACCCATTAATTGTCAATGAgcaacaaaagaaattgcCATATTCTTATGCTCCATATTTCCCGCAACCAATCCGTAATTCTTGGAGTTGCTATGTTATCGGACAGAAGGAAAACAGATTGCTTGAAGACAGTACCAACTATGTGTTGGAAAATATAGATTTGAACAACTTGGAATTACTGCAAGAAGCATGGATCAAGGGAACTGATGTTAGAATCGGAACCtataaaattcaattacCTGGAGCTATTGGTAACGTTGGGAACTATTATTATAGATTGGTTATGAAGAACAATGCATATTTCGGATGTGACGTTGATATACCTATTGATTTAGAAGTTACACCAGTATCCATTGGTAAGAGTCTTGCAggattgaaaaagaagtttGACGAAGAGGACGAGTCAGAAGACAGCGAATCTGATAGTGATATTTCAGATCCAGAAGAAGACAGTTTAGCAGGAGCTATAGCTGCATTAAGAGGATCCGATctcaagaaaaagaaatcatcaaaaGATGAAGTCGAGGAAGAAAGTGAAGATGAAGAGGTGTTCACTGATATTAATACTGATACAGAAGATGAAGGAGATAATTAA
- the NAT5 gene encoding peptide alpha-N-acetyltransferase subunit (Subunit of the N-terminal acetyltransferase NatA; Spider biofilm repressed) has protein sequence MVRDIIALDDLTPNNLGVLKKINEVTLPIKYPESWYKQILESSNSIVQLAYYSELPVGGIKARTFHNNHNLKFNDFVNNKSSQVLSKTPNTVYIESFAVLEAYRGLGIGKKLLNYLIEETKKRFIHEIIIHVSVANHEAISWYKKQGFSQGELVPDYYKDQGLESPEAYIFTIAV, from the coding sequence ATGGTCAGGGATATTATAGCGTTGGACGATCTTACACCAAACAATCTTGGTGTGCTTAAGAAGATTAATGAGGTTACCTTGCCCATAAAGTATCCCGAATCATGGTACAAGCAAATATTAGAGTCCTCAAactcaattgttcaattagCATATTATTCTGAATTGCCTGTGGGGGGAATAAAAGCTAGAACATTCCACAACAAtcacaatttgaaattcaatgattttgtGAATAATAAACTGCTGCAAGTATTATCAAAGACTCCTAATACTGTATACATTGAAAGTTTTGCTGTCTTGGAAGCGTACCGCGGTTTAGGGATTGGGAAGaagttattgaattatttaatcGAAGAGACTAAGAAAAGATTTATTCATGAAATCATTATTCATGTAAGTGTGGCCAATCATGAGGCAATCTCCTGGTATAAGAAACAGGGATTTCTGCAGGGTGAGTTAGTTCCCGATTATTATAAAGACCAAGGTTTGGAATCGCCAGAGGCTTATATTTTCACTATAGCAGTATAG